The following are from one region of the Endozoicomonas sp. 4G genome:
- the tpiA gene encoding triose-phosphate isomerase, whose product MRQPLVAGNWKMNGSLEENRKLLDQLVSGLDTKAEVLVCPPSVYAQGVREQLAGSAVKVGLQNVSDKTSGAYTGEVSPLMVKDLGIEYVIIGHSERRSLFGEGDEEVAAKFCALTDQGLVPVLCVGETLEEREAGDTMKVVAAQVEAVLRTAGPERLANFVIAYEPVWAIGTGLTATPEQAQEVHAAIRSLLAEHDQAMADRTRILYGGSMKAANAADLIALPDVDGGLVGGASLIAEEFQAICRAAG is encoded by the coding sequence ATGCGTCAGCCACTAGTTGCCGGTAATTGGAAAATGAACGGATCTCTCGAGGAGAATCGTAAATTGCTGGATCAGCTTGTTTCCGGTCTGGATACCAAAGCTGAAGTGTTGGTTTGTCCGCCATCGGTTTATGCTCAGGGCGTTCGCGAGCAGTTGGCTGGTAGTGCTGTCAAGGTTGGCTTGCAGAACGTATCTGACAAGACTTCTGGTGCTTATACCGGCGAGGTTTCGCCTCTGATGGTTAAAGATCTCGGTATTGAATACGTGATCATTGGTCATTCTGAGCGTCGCTCTCTGTTTGGAGAGGGTGATGAGGAAGTTGCTGCGAAATTCTGTGCTCTGACTGATCAGGGTCTGGTGCCTGTCCTTTGTGTGGGCGAAACCCTGGAAGAGCGAGAAGCTGGCGACACCATGAAGGTGGTGGCAGCTCAGGTTGAAGCTGTGCTGCGGACTGCTGGTCCGGAGCGTTTGGCAAATTTTGTGATCGCTTATGAGCCTGTATGGGCTATTGGAACCGGGCTGACTGCAACGCCTGAGCAGGCGCAGGAAGTACACGCTGCGATTCGCAGCTTGCTGGCAGAGCATGATCAGGCTATGGCCGACAGAACTCGTATTCTGTACGGTGGTAGCATGAAAGCAGCTAACGCTGCAGACCTGATTGCTTTGCCGGATGTTGATGGCGGTCTTGTGGGGGGAGCCTCATTGATTGCTGAAGAGTTCCAGGCGATCTGTCGCGCTGCAGGATAG
- the secG gene encoding preprotein translocase subunit SecG gives METIILIVHVLASAAVVGLILLQQGKGAEAGASFGSGASQTVFGSQGTGNFMSRTTAILATVFFVTSFALAMVARQKADSIGEAGVPAVIEESVPAGDAPIAPQAASEADEADLEKSVESDAPVIESQPVGSDEQNKEPSLPPAQ, from the coding sequence ATGGAAACCATAATTCTTATTGTTCATGTTCTTGCCTCTGCTGCCGTAGTCGGTCTGATTTTGTTGCAGCAGGGCAAGGGTGCAGAAGCCGGTGCTAGTTTTGGGTCCGGTGCGTCACAAACAGTGTTTGGTAGTCAGGGTACTGGCAACTTTATGAGTCGCACGACAGCGATTCTGGCAACAGTGTTTTTTGTGACCAGTTTTGCCTTGGCTATGGTAGCCAGGCAGAAGGCAGACAGCATCGGTGAAGCCGGTGTGCCAGCTGTGATTGAAGAGTCTGTTCCGGCCGGTGATGCACCGATCGCTCCGCAGGCCGCTTCAGAAGCAGATGAAGCAGATTTAGAAAAGAGTGTCGAGAGCGACGCTCCTGTGATAGAATCACAACCCGTCGGAAGTGACGAGCAGAATAAAGAACCGTCTCTGCCTCCAGCCCAGTAA
- the folP gene encoding dihydropteroate synthase yields MKTLNCAGKTLTFDRTLVMGVLNITPDSFYESSRYQNLDQVLSTAEQMVQDGVDILDVGGESTRPGANGVVTCEQELERVVPVVEVLKKNFDQVISVDTSSALVITEASKTGAGMINDVRALMRPGALEAAAATDLPVVLMHSLVEQPEPDFVPHYDDVASEVNQYLLERVRACEAAGIARDRLILDPGFGGGMFGKTPAYDLQLLKHLDRVLGLNFPVLAGMSRKSFIGAVLNKPAEQRLSASLAVATLAAQAGAHIIRVHDVAETVDAVRMVDAVRSA; encoded by the coding sequence ATGAAGACATTAAATTGTGCCGGAAAAACTCTGACCTTTGACCGAACGCTGGTCATGGGCGTGTTGAACATAACTCCAGACTCCTTTTATGAAAGCAGTCGTTACCAGAATCTGGATCAGGTGCTGAGTACCGCTGAGCAAATGGTGCAGGATGGTGTCGATATTCTGGATGTGGGTGGTGAGTCCACAAGGCCGGGGGCAAACGGGGTCGTTACCTGTGAGCAGGAGCTGGAAAGGGTTGTGCCGGTTGTGGAGGTTTTGAAAAAGAACTTTGATCAGGTGATCTCTGTGGACACCAGTTCAGCTCTGGTTATTACTGAAGCCAGCAAAACCGGTGCCGGGATGATTAATGATGTGCGTGCCCTGATGAGACCGGGAGCTTTGGAGGCGGCAGCTGCCACTGATCTTCCTGTGGTGTTGATGCACTCACTGGTTGAACAGCCTGAACCGGATTTTGTGCCTCATTATGACGATGTAGCTAGTGAAGTGAATCAATACCTGCTTGAGCGTGTCAGGGCTTGCGAAGCGGCAGGTATTGCCAGAGATCGACTGATTCTTGATCCGGGATTCGGGGGCGGTATGTTCGGTAAAACGCCTGCTTATGATTTGCAGTTACTCAAGCACCTGGATCGTGTGCTTGGTCTGAACTTCCCGGTGCTGGCAGGCATGTCCAGAAAGTCATTTATTGGTGCCGTATTGAATAAGCCTGCTGAGCAGAGGTTGAGTGCCAGCCTTGCTGTCGCCACTCTGGCGGCTCAGGCTGGGGCTCACATTATTCGAGTTCATGATGTTGCTGAAACGGTGGATGCCGTTCGTATGGTGGATGCTGTCAGGAGTGCCTGA
- the rimP gene encoding ribosome maturation factor RimP, which produces MAGKQSQLEALIGPVVESLGYQLWGIEFKPQGRHSMLRIYIDSLDKEKGIQLDDCEIVSRQVSGVLDVEDPITEEYTLEVSSPGVDRQLFTLEHYVAWAGAEVNVRLRVPFEGRRKYKGIVKGVEDQDVVLVVDDHELLLPIESIDKAQVIPRFD; this is translated from the coding sequence GTGGCAGGTAAGCAGTCGCAACTGGAAGCATTGATTGGACCTGTGGTTGAATCCCTTGGTTACCAGCTTTGGGGGATTGAGTTCAAACCTCAGGGCAGGCATTCAATGCTTCGCATTTATATTGATTCTCTGGATAAAGAAAAGGGAATCCAGCTGGATGACTGTGAAATCGTCAGTCGTCAGGTGAGTGGGGTTCTTGATGTAGAAGACCCCATCACAGAAGAATATACCCTTGAAGTCTCATCGCCCGGAGTGGACAGGCAGCTGTTTACACTTGAGCACTATGTTGCCTGGGCGGGTGCAGAGGTCAATGTCCGTTTGCGGGTGCCCTTTGAAGGGCGCCGCAAGTACAAGGGTATTGTAAAAGGGGTGGAAGACCAGGACGTGGTATTAGTGGTCGATGACCACGAACTGCTTCTTCCCATAGAGAGCATAGACAAGGCTCAGGTGATACCGAGATTCGACTAA
- the glmM gene encoding phosphoglucosamine mutase: protein MGRKFFGTDGIRGKVGEFPITPDFVLKLGWAAGKVLAAEGEGKVVIGKDTRISGYMFESALEAGLSAAGIDVCLTGPMPTPAIAYLTRTFNGQAGIVISASHNPFYDNGIKFFSGNGSKLPDDIEAKIEALMEGEIEVVDSGELGKVTRLDDASGRYIEYCKASTAYPLDLRGMNIVIDAGHGATYQVGPAVFRELGANVHAIGINPNGLNINEGCGSTQPDKLAEIVKERGADLGIAFDGDGDRVIMVDDNGEIVDGDELLFAIALDRRQHNELKGGVVGTLMTNLGMEKALEACDIPFARARVGDRYVNELLLKHDWQLGGESSGHIICRDVSTTGDGIVSALQVLKAVVRSGKKLSELRGGMSKYPQTMINVRVKEKKDTDNVPGIVAAVQQSETELAGRGRVLLRPSGTEPVIRVMVEGENAEEVRAHTERLAKVVEQEMS, encoded by the coding sequence ATGGGGCGCAAATTTTTCGGCACCGATGGTATTCGTGGCAAGGTGGGTGAGTTTCCTATTACTCCGGATTTTGTTCTCAAGCTGGGCTGGGCCGCTGGTAAGGTGCTGGCAGCAGAGGGTGAGGGTAAAGTCGTTATTGGTAAGGATACCCGTATCTCTGGCTATATGTTTGAGTCTGCCCTGGAGGCTGGGCTGTCCGCAGCGGGTATTGATGTGTGTTTGACCGGCCCTATGCCAACACCGGCTATTGCTTACCTGACCCGTACGTTTAATGGTCAGGCAGGCATTGTTATCAGTGCCTCGCATAATCCTTTTTACGACAATGGTATCAAGTTCTTTTCCGGCAATGGCAGCAAATTGCCAGATGATATTGAAGCCAAAATTGAAGCTCTGATGGAAGGTGAGATTGAGGTTGTTGATTCCGGTGAACTGGGCAAGGTGACCCGGTTGGATGATGCTTCCGGTCGTTATATCGAATATTGCAAAGCCAGTACGGCCTACCCCCTCGACCTGCGCGGTATGAATATTGTGATTGATGCTGGTCATGGCGCTACCTACCAGGTGGGGCCTGCTGTTTTCAGAGAGTTGGGTGCTAATGTTCACGCCATCGGAATCAACCCGAACGGTCTGAATATCAATGAAGGCTGTGGTTCTACCCAGCCTGACAAGCTGGCTGAAATCGTCAAAGAGCGTGGTGCTGACCTGGGCATCGCCTTTGATGGTGATGGTGATCGCGTCATCATGGTGGACGACAATGGTGAGATTGTTGACGGTGATGAGTTGCTGTTTGCGATCGCTTTAGATCGTCGTCAACATAATGAGCTCAAGGGTGGCGTAGTTGGCACCCTGATGACAAATCTGGGAATGGAGAAAGCGCTTGAAGCCTGCGATATTCCTTTTGCCCGTGCCAGGGTGGGTGACCGTTATGTCAATGAATTGCTGCTGAAGCATGATTGGCAGCTTGGTGGTGAGTCCTCCGGCCATATTATCTGTAGAGATGTGTCTACTACTGGTGACGGTATTGTCTCTGCATTGCAAGTTTTGAAGGCTGTAGTTCGTTCCGGAAAGAAACTGTCTGAGCTGCGTGGAGGAATGAGCAAGTACCCCCAGACTATGATTAATGTCCGAGTGAAAGAGAAAAAGGATACTGACAATGTGCCTGGCATTGTTGCTGCCGTGCAACAGTCTGAAACGGAATTGGCCGGTCGTGGTCGTGTGCTTTTAAGACCTTCCGGTACTGAGCCGGTTATTCGTGTTATGGTAGAAGGTGAGAACGCAGAGGAAGTGCGCGCTCATACTGAAAGACTGGCTAAGGTGGTTGAGCAGGAAATGTCCTGA
- a CDS encoding TRAP transporter fused permease subunit — MNKVVIKVLGYLVLVCAVLLSVFQIWQGITSTISATYFRPVHLAWVMVLIFLHYPLLKNEESRFFVPLRLFDLVLAVATVMAGFRIINFDYNDINYLLYGLSDYDLYAGVVYVVLMMEACRRAVGWVMVFIALLFLAYSGFGDMLPGALATKSYSIQEWVQFQIFSSNGVFGSALGIAATTVFIFVLFGAFLEVTGAGKFFIDLAFAIAGKYRGGPAKAAVIASAGLGSISGSAIANTVTTGSITIPMMKKLGYKPEQAAGIEAAASTGGQIMPPIMGAGAFVMAQFTGVPYSDIMIASIAPALLYFFCTLLYVHIMACKLELPTVSRAEAVWAVMKQGAHFLIPLVLITALLMMGYSPLLVGVAGCAAILVAAALRIHSRIGVRKIIEGLKSGALLALPISVACAAAGIIVGVVGQTGIGLQFTQFVMALSGGYMFTALILISLVALVLGMGLPVTAAYIVLAVMAVPLLGDFGLPLLTSHLIVFWLSQTSNVTPPIALAAFAGAGVANASPIKSSVAAFKLAAGLFLIPIMMAYTGLINTGEDFSGLLMAVVQTVAIIIAMAVAIEGYLIKRLSLPERGLAFVSFPVLLFNPAGFGFLGVLLILVLLFIQWRGRAGAVRRSQAG; from the coding sequence ATGAATAAAGTCGTGATCAAAGTGCTGGGCTACCTGGTTCTGGTCTGTGCAGTACTTCTATCCGTATTTCAGATCTGGCAGGGGATTACCTCGACCATTTCTGCCACCTACTTCAGGCCGGTTCATCTGGCCTGGGTTATGGTGTTGATATTCCTTCATTATCCTCTATTAAAAAACGAAGAGAGTCGTTTTTTTGTGCCGCTCAGGTTGTTTGATCTGGTGCTGGCAGTAGCCACTGTGATGGCCGGTTTTCGAATCATTAACTTTGACTACAACGATATTAATTATCTCCTGTATGGCCTTTCTGATTATGACCTTTATGCCGGTGTCGTTTATGTAGTGCTGATGATGGAAGCCTGTCGTCGGGCGGTAGGCTGGGTAATGGTGTTTATTGCATTGTTATTCCTGGCTTATAGCGGTTTTGGCGATATGCTGCCAGGTGCTCTGGCCACCAAGAGTTACAGCATTCAGGAATGGGTGCAGTTTCAGATTTTTTCCAGTAATGGCGTGTTTGGTTCTGCGCTGGGAATTGCTGCAACCACTGTCTTTATCTTTGTTCTGTTTGGCGCCTTTCTTGAGGTAACGGGCGCAGGCAAGTTCTTTATTGACCTGGCTTTTGCTATTGCCGGTAAATACCGAGGAGGGCCAGCCAAGGCTGCGGTTATTGCTTCCGCTGGTCTGGGTTCTATTTCCGGATCAGCCATTGCCAATACGGTGACCACCGGCTCCATCACCATACCGATGATGAAAAAGCTGGGTTATAAGCCCGAGCAGGCTGCCGGAATCGAAGCCGCTGCCTCCACCGGTGGGCAAATCATGCCTCCTATTATGGGGGCGGGTGCTTTTGTTATGGCGCAGTTTACCGGTGTGCCCTACAGCGACATCATGATTGCCTCCATAGCACCGGCGCTGCTCTATTTCTTCTGTACACTGTTGTACGTTCATATCATGGCGTGCAAGCTGGAGTTGCCAACAGTCAGTCGAGCTGAGGCGGTGTGGGCTGTCATGAAACAGGGGGCTCACTTCCTTATTCCTCTGGTCTTGATTACTGCTCTGCTGATGATGGGATATTCACCTCTGCTGGTGGGAGTGGCCGGATGTGCGGCTATTCTGGTGGCGGCAGCACTAAGAATCCATAGTCGTATAGGTGTCAGAAAAATTATTGAAGGACTTAAATCAGGTGCACTACTGGCCCTGCCCATCTCTGTTGCCTGTGCGGCGGCAGGAATCATTGTTGGTGTCGTGGGGCAGACGGGTATTGGCTTGCAGTTCACGCAGTTCGTCATGGCGCTCTCAGGCGGGTATATGTTTACTGCGCTTATTCTGATCAGTCTTGTTGCGCTGGTGCTTGGAATGGGATTGCCTGTTACTGCTGCTTATATAGTACTTGCGGTAATGGCTGTACCTTTGTTGGGGGATTTTGGCTTGCCGTTGCTGACGTCCCATCTGATAGTGTTCTGGCTGTCTCAGACCTCTAATGTCACGCCTCCTATTGCTCTGGCAGCCTTTGCGGGTGCCGGCGTTGCTAATGCCAGTCCCATCAAGTCTTCAGTGGCAGCATTTAAACTGGCGGCGGGCTTATTCCTGATTCCGATTATGATGGCCTATACCGGTTTGATTAATACCGGGGAAGATTTTTCCGGTTTGCTGATGGCGGTTGTCCAGACGGTAGCCATCATCATTGCCATGGCGGTTGCCATCGAGGGCTATCTGATTAAAAGGTTAAGTCTGCCGGAAAGAGGGTTGGCCTTTGTTAGCTTTCCTGTTCTATTGTTCAATCCTGCGGGCTTTGGCTTTTTGGGGGTCTTGCTCATACTGGTGCTGCTGTTTATACAGTGGCGAGGAAGAGCAGGCGCAGTGAGACGCTCTCAGGCAGGTTAA
- the infB gene encoding translation initiation factor IF-2 yields MAEVTVEQLAKVVGAPVERLLQQMQDAGLKQTKASEAVSDAEKKQLLAHLKSIHGDHTGTAEPTRITLKRKTVSQMKVSGGGGAGKKKVVNVEVRKKRTYVKSEKPEEQKPEEKRGRGDSRRDGDRPQRRDGDRPQQRRDGDRPQQRRDGDRPPRRDGDRPPRRDGDRPARRDGDRPPRRDGDRPARRDAPSAPSFDPAAAPMPAPEGDKRGRNRKAKDRRDEPREERGRRGEKRGGRNGGRKDDRRGGRKAARTITPESMAAHGFTKPTAPVVREVSIPETITVAELAQKMAVKAADVIKAMFKMGSMVTINQVIDQDTASIVVEEMGHTFKLAKADSIEDSLTEDQEGAVTEFEEKSRAPVVTVMGHVDHGKTSLLDYIRKSRVQAGEAGGITQHIGAYHVDTPRGMVSFLDTPGHAAFTAMRARGAKATDIVILVVAADDGVMPQTEEAVQHAKAAGVPVVVAVNKIDKEAADPDRVKNELAAREVIPEEWGGDTQFIHVSALTGQGIDELLEAVLLQAEVLELSAADEGPAKGVVVESRLDKGRGPVATVLVQSGNLQQGDNILVGQQYGRVRAMLDEDGKAIKDAGPSIPVEILGLDGTPDAGDELIVVKDERKAREIALFRQGKYREVKLARQQASKLENIFSSMGSEEKKTLNIVLKADVRGSLEALTTSLEEQGNDEVQVKVISGGVGGITETDANLALASNAVIVGFNVRADASARKVIEAEELDLRYYSVIYDIIDDVKKALGGMLGSDTREQIVGTAEVRDVFRSPKFGAVAGCMVIEGTVYRNDRIRVLRDNVVIFEGELESLRRFKDDVQDVREGMECGIAVKSYNDVKPGDKIEVYKTVEVKRTL; encoded by the coding sequence ATGGCAGAAGTAACCGTAGAACAACTCGCGAAGGTGGTCGGCGCTCCGGTCGAAAGGTTGTTGCAGCAGATGCAGGATGCAGGCCTGAAGCAAACCAAGGCTTCAGAAGCTGTATCGGATGCAGAAAAGAAGCAGTTGCTGGCTCACCTGAAAAGTATTCACGGTGATCACACAGGTACGGCAGAGCCTACCAGGATCACCCTCAAGCGCAAAACTGTCAGTCAGATGAAAGTCTCTGGCGGTGGTGGCGCTGGTAAGAAAAAAGTTGTCAACGTAGAAGTCCGCAAGAAGCGTACCTACGTCAAGAGCGAAAAACCTGAAGAACAGAAGCCGGAAGAAAAGCGGGGTCGTGGAGACTCGCGCCGCGATGGTGACCGTCCTCAGCGTCGTGATGGCGACCGTCCACAGCAGCGCCGCGATGGTGATCGTCCTCAGCAGCGTCGTGATGGCGATCGTCCGCCGCGTCGTGACGGTGATCGTCCGCCACGTCGCGATGGTGATCGTCCGGCTCGTCGTGACGGTGATCGTCCACCACGTCGTGATGGTGATCGTCCGGCCCGTCGTGACGCTCCGTCTGCTCCCAGCTTTGATCCGGCCGCTGCGCCAATGCCGGCTCCGGAAGGTGATAAGCGTGGTCGTAACCGCAAAGCCAAAGATCGTCGTGATGAGCCTCGTGAAGAGCGTGGTCGTCGTGGTGAGAAACGTGGCGGACGTAATGGCGGTCGTAAAGATGATCGTCGTGGTGGCCGTAAGGCAGCCCGGACTATCACGCCTGAATCTATGGCTGCACACGGCTTCACCAAGCCAACCGCTCCGGTAGTGCGTGAAGTCTCAATTCCTGAGACCATCACGGTGGCTGAACTGGCGCAGAAAATGGCAGTTAAAGCTGCTGATGTCATCAAGGCCATGTTCAAAATGGGCTCCATGGTGACCATCAATCAGGTGATCGATCAGGATACTGCGTCCATCGTGGTTGAAGAAATGGGTCACACCTTCAAGCTGGCTAAAGCGGACAGCATTGAAGACTCCCTGACTGAAGATCAGGAAGGTGCTGTAACCGAGTTTGAAGAGAAGTCACGTGCGCCGGTTGTGACGGTCATGGGTCACGTTGACCACGGTAAGACCTCTCTGCTGGACTATATCCGTAAGAGTCGTGTGCAGGCGGGTGAGGCCGGTGGTATTACCCAGCATATTGGTGCTTACCATGTGGATACACCGCGGGGTATGGTTTCCTTCCTGGATACTCCCGGACACGCGGCCTTTACCGCCATGCGTGCTCGTGGTGCCAAGGCCACTGATATCGTTATTCTGGTGGTTGCGGCTGACGACGGTGTTATGCCTCAGACCGAAGAGGCGGTTCAACATGCCAAGGCTGCCGGTGTGCCGGTGGTGGTTGCTGTGAACAAAATCGATAAGGAAGCTGCCGATCCTGATCGGGTGAAGAACGAACTGGCTGCAAGGGAAGTGATTCCTGAGGAGTGGGGTGGTGACACTCAGTTTATTCACGTATCCGCTCTGACCGGTCAGGGTATTGACGAGCTGCTGGAAGCAGTGCTGCTTCAGGCTGAAGTACTGGAACTGTCTGCCGCTGACGAAGGTCCGGCGAAAGGCGTGGTGGTTGAATCCCGTCTTGATAAAGGTCGTGGTCCTGTGGCTACGGTGCTGGTTCAGTCCGGTAACCTGCAACAGGGTGATAACATCCTGGTCGGTCAGCAGTACGGTCGTGTTCGTGCCATGCTGGATGAAGACGGTAAGGCGATCAAAGATGCCGGTCCTTCCATCCCGGTTGAAATCCTGGGTCTGGACGGTACGCCTGATGCCGGTGATGAGCTGATTGTGGTTAAGGATGAGCGCAAGGCTCGTGAAATCGCACTGTTCCGTCAGGGTAAATACCGTGAAGTCAAACTGGCTCGTCAGCAGGCGTCCAAGCTGGAAAATATCTTCTCCAGCATGGGTTCTGAAGAGAAGAAGACTCTCAATATCGTTCTGAAAGCAGACGTACGAGGTTCTCTGGAAGCGCTGACGACTTCTCTGGAAGAGCAGGGTAACGACGAAGTACAGGTTAAGGTTATTTCCGGCGGCGTAGGGGGCATCACTGAAACCGACGCTAACCTGGCTCTGGCTTCCAATGCCGTTATCGTTGGCTTCAACGTTCGTGCCGATGCCTCTGCCCGTAAGGTGATTGAGGCTGAAGAGCTGGATTTACGCTACTACAGCGTTATCTATGACATCATTGATGATGTCAAGAAGGCTCTGGGCGGTATGCTGGGCTCCGATACCCGTGAGCAGATCGTGGGTACTGCCGAAGTGCGTGATGTCTTCCGTTCACCGAAGTTCGGTGCAGTGGCTGGCTGTATGGTGATTGAAGGTACTGTTTACCGTAACGACCGTATCCGTGTACTGCGTGACAACGTGGTTATCTTCGAGGGCGAACTGGAATCCCTGCGTCGCTTCAAAGATGACGTACAGGATGTTCGCGAAGGCATGGAGTGTGGTATCGCGGTTAAGTCCTACAACGACGTTAAGCCAGGCGACAAGATCGAAGTGTACAAGACCGTTGAGGTCAAGCGTACGCTTTAA
- the nusA gene encoding transcription termination factor NusA: MSKEILLVVESVSNEKGVPPEVIFEAMEIALATATKKRYETEVDIRVAIDRSSGEYDTFRRWTIVADEDFEFPGMHFTLDEGKEKDESLEIGGVWEEQVESVVFGRIAAQTAKQVIVQKVREAERAQMVEQYRDKLGDLINGTVKKTTRDSIIVDLGNNAEAVMRKDSVLPRENFRMGSHVRALLHEISMEGRGPQLMLSRTAPEMLIELFRIEVPEIAEEVLEIRAAARDPGSRAKIAVKTNDGRIDPVGACVGMRGARVQAVSGELGNERIDIVLYDENPVQYVINAMQPAEVASIIVDEDSGTMDIAVSEDNLAQAIGRSGQNVRLASELTGWKLNVMTESEAAAKQEKEADKFKQSFIDLLDIDEELAQLLVDEGFTTVEEIAYVPLEEMVAIEGMDEEIVEELRTRAKDKLLTQAIAREEKLDGAQPAEDLLTMDGMDEELALELASQGVITMEDLAEQSIDDLLEIEGMDETRAGELIMTARAPWFDEAGN, from the coding sequence ATGAGTAAAGAAATTCTGTTGGTCGTTGAGTCCGTTTCCAACGAGAAGGGCGTTCCACCCGAAGTGATCTTCGAGGCTATGGAGATTGCCCTGGCGACCGCGACTAAAAAACGTTACGAAACAGAAGTAGATATCCGGGTAGCGATTGACCGCAGCAGTGGTGAATACGATACCTTCCGTCGTTGGACCATAGTTGCGGACGAAGACTTCGAGTTTCCGGGCATGCACTTTACCCTGGATGAGGGTAAGGAAAAAGATGAGTCTCTGGAAATCGGTGGTGTCTGGGAAGAGCAGGTTGAGTCTGTCGTATTTGGCCGGATTGCGGCCCAGACTGCCAAGCAGGTCATTGTTCAGAAAGTGCGCGAAGCCGAGCGTGCCCAGATGGTTGAGCAGTATCGTGACAAGCTGGGCGACCTGATTAATGGCACCGTAAAGAAAACAACCCGTGACAGCATTATTGTTGACCTTGGTAACAATGCTGAAGCGGTCATGCGTAAGGACAGTGTGCTGCCTCGTGAGAACTTCCGTATGGGAAGTCATGTAAGGGCTCTGCTGCATGAGATTTCCATGGAAGGTCGTGGGCCGCAACTGATGCTGTCCCGAACTGCGCCCGAAATGCTGATTGAATTGTTCCGCATTGAAGTGCCGGAAATTGCTGAAGAGGTTCTGGAAATCAGGGCAGCGGCCCGTGATCCGGGCTCAAGGGCAAAGATCGCCGTTAAAACCAATGATGGCCGCATTGATCCGGTAGGTGCCTGCGTAGGTATGCGCGGTGCCCGTGTACAGGCGGTATCTGGCGAGCTGGGTAATGAGCGTATCGACATTGTTCTGTACGACGAAAACCCTGTTCAGTACGTGATTAATGCCATGCAGCCTGCGGAGGTTGCCTCCATCATCGTCGACGAAGATTCCGGCACCATGGATATCGCAGTCAGCGAAGATAATCTGGCCCAGGCCATTGGTCGTAGTGGTCAGAATGTTCGACTGGCCAGTGAACTGACTGGCTGGAAATTGAACGTTATGACAGAGTCTGAAGCCGCTGCCAAGCAGGAAAAGGAAGCGGACAAGTTTAAACAGAGTTTTATTGATCTGCTCGACATTGATGAAGAACTGGCGCAGCTGCTGGTCGACGAAGGATTCACCACGGTTGAAGAAATTGCCTATGTCCCTCTGGAAGAGATGGTGGCAATTGAAGGCATGGATGAAGAAATCGTAGAAGAGCTTCGCACTCGTGCGAAAGACAAGCTGCTGACTCAGGCCATCGCTCGAGAAGAAAAGTTAGATGGCGCACAGCCAGCTGAAGACCTTTTGACCATGGATGGCATGGATGAGGAACTGGCACTGGAGCTGGCCAGCCAGGGTGTCATTACTATGGAAGATCTGGCGGAGCAGTCCATTGACGACCTTCTCGAAATCGAAGGTATGGACGAAACGCGTGCGGGTGAATTGATTATGACGGCGCGTGCTCCCTGGTTCGACGAAGCTGGTAACTGA
- a CDS encoding TAXI family TRAP transporter solute-binding subunit, with product MRLVAAFFLLILPALSFAQNYSIGTGGQSGIYYPLGGALAKVWSDKVDGVNVKAEVTAASVENTIKVVRGDMLAGIAMGNVVLDAYKGEGQFPAKMPVKVLFALYPNLVHALTLQNSDITRLSDLKGKRVSLGAPGSGTAVTSAALLKSVGIDPEEDIRAVYLNYSETTNALANGQVDAGFIVGGQGVGAVTQVALTHKIRILPVSEKEREKFIAENPAYSSYTIPGDVYNGVDPVDTLSIWNVLVVHADMSEDMAFSLTRAAFENMDDIRKVVKVAEATTKANATRLSGVPLHPGAEKYLNSIH from the coding sequence ATGCGTCTTGTTGCAGCCTTCTTTTTGCTGATCCTGCCTGCGCTCTCTTTTGCACAGAACTACTCCATTGGTACCGGTGGTCAAAGTGGTATTTATTATCCATTGGGTGGAGCGCTGGCAAAAGTTTGGTCTGATAAAGTTGATGGGGTCAATGTCAAAGCAGAAGTCACCGCGGCTTCTGTTGAAAATACCATCAAGGTTGTTCGTGGCGATATGCTGGCTGGCATAGCCATGGGGAATGTTGTTCTTGATGCTTATAAAGGTGAAGGTCAATTTCCCGCCAAGATGCCGGTGAAGGTTTTGTTTGCCCTGTATCCAAACCTGGTTCACGCTCTGACCCTTCAAAACTCAGACATTACTCGTCTGTCTGATCTTAAAGGCAAGCGGGTTTCCCTGGGGGCTCCGGGTTCCGGTACCGCCGTGACTTCTGCGGCACTGCTGAAAAGCGTCGGCATTGATCCTGAGGAGGATATCCGCGCCGTTTACCTGAATTACTCTGAAACCACCAATGCCCTGGCCAATGGTCAGGTTGATGCTGGCTTTATTGTCGGTGGTCAGGGAGTGGGTGCGGTGACTCAGGTGGCTTTGACTCACAAAATTCGTATCCTGCCGGTGTCTGAAAAAGAGCGTGAGAAGTTTATTGCTGAAAACCCTGCTTACAGCAGCTACACCATTCCGGGTGATGTCTACAACGGCGTAGACCCGGTTGATACCCTGAGTATCTGGAACGTATTGGTCGTTCATGCTGATATGTCTGAGGATATGGCCTTCAGTCTGACCAGGGCGGCTTTTGAAAATATGGATGATATTCGCAAGGTGGTCAAAGTGGCAGAAGCCACTACTAAAGCCAATGCCACTCGCCTTTCCGGTGTGCCTCTGCATCCGGGCGCCGAAAAATACCTGAATTCCATCCACTGA